A part of Onthophagus taurus isolate NC chromosome 7, IU_Otau_3.0, whole genome shotgun sequence genomic DNA contains:
- the LOC111416178 gene encoding iron-sulfur cluster assembly scaffold protein IscU, which translates to MALNAVTGKLLKVAQSPIKIATASYHPKVIDHYENPRNVGSMDKADTNVGTGLVGAPACGDVMKLQIKVDANGKIIDAKFKTFGCGSAIASSSLATEWVKGKTVDQALKLKNTDIAKELCLPPVKLHCSMLAEDAIKAALSDYKIKQQKKSE; encoded by the coding sequence atggcgtTAAACGCCGTTACGGGCAAACTCTTAAAGGTAGCACAGAGCCCCATAAAAATAGCGACCGCTTCTTATCACCCAAAAGTGATTGATCACTATGAAAACCCACGAAATGTTGGTTCGATGGATAAAGCCGATACCAATGTAGGTACAGGATTGGTTGGGGCACCTGCATGTGGAGATGTAATGAAGttacaaattaaagttgaTGCCAATGGGAAGATTATTGAtgcaaaattcaaaactttCGGTTGTGGATCAGCTATCGCAAGTAGCTCGTTAGCAACAGAATGGGTTAAAGGAAAAACTGTTGATCAAgctttgaaattgaaaaatactgATATTGCTAAAGAATTGTGTTTACCCCCGGTGAAATTGCATTGTTCTATGTTGGCTGAGGATGCTATTAAAGCGGCGTTGTCTGATTATAAAAttaagcaacaaaaaaaatctgagtaa
- the LOC111416179 gene encoding hydroxysteroid dehydrogenase-like protein 2, which yields MENTGKLSGKTLFITGASRGIGLAIALKAAKDGANIVLAAKTAKPHPKLPGTIYTAAAEVEKAGGKALPCIVDVRDEKQIQEAVKKAVEKFGGIDIVVNNASAISMTGTLDTEMKRYDLMHNINTRGTFLVSKECIPYLQKSSHPHILNISPPLNMHPGWFSKNVAYTMAKYGMSMCVLGMSEELEPFGIGVNALWPKTAVGTAATNMLGGDVMINQSRKPEIMADAAYAILTSDPKTTTGNFFIDDELLLKKGVTNFDQYCFNPEMKNELFVDFFIGEPPMDGIATCTSDPRQSPMYSKLLLNKL from the exons atggaaaatacTGG aaaattatccGGAAAAACTTTATTCATAACCGGCGCGAGTCGTGGAATTGGTTTAGCAATCGCATTAAAAGCAGCAAAAGACGGTGCAAACATAGTTTTAGCCGCAAAAACGGCCAAACCCCATCCCAAACTCCCCGGAACAATTTACACGGCAGCTGCAGAGGTTGAAAAAGCCGGAGGTAAAGCTCTACCGTGTATCGTCGACGTacgagatgaaaaacaaatacAAGAAGCCGTAAAAAAAGCTGTAGAAAAATTCGGCGGAATTGATATTGTTGTTAATAACGCTTCCGCAATTTCAATGACTGGAACTTTAGATACCGAAATGAAGCGTTACGATTTGATGCATAACATTAATACGAGAGGAACATTTTTAGTATCTAAAGAATGTATtccttatttacaaaaaagttctCATCCgcacattttaaatatttctccCCCGCTTAATATGCATCCGGGATGGTTTTCGAAAAACGTTGCTTATACGATGGCTAAATATGGGATGTCTATGTGCGTTTTGGGAATGAGCGAAGAATTAGAACCGTTTGGAATTGGTGTTAATGCGTTGTGGCCAAAAACAG CTGTGGGTACAGCAGCTACTAATATGTTGGGTGGAGATGTAATGATAAATCAATCAAGAAAACCTGAAATTATGGCTGATGCTGCCTatgcaattttaacatctGATCCAAAAACAACTACAGGAAACTTCTTTATTGACGATGAATTACTTCTTAAAAAAGGAGTAACAAATTTTGATCAATACTGTTTTAATCCAGAAATGAAAAATGAATTGTTTGTGGATTTCTTCATTGGTGAACCCCCAATGGATGGAATAGCAACATGTACATCAGATCCCAGACAATCTCCaatgtattcaaaattattattaaataaattataa